The Zonotrichia leucophrys gambelii isolate GWCS_2022_RI chromosome 23, RI_Zleu_2.0, whole genome shotgun sequence genome includes a region encoding these proteins:
- the COL8A2 gene encoding collagen alpha-2(VIII) chain: MLPDVAALPVLLGALVMAMGPGSAAGGGVGGYAQVKYMQPMVKGPLGPPFREGKGQYLDMPPMLPMDLKGEPGPPGKPGPRGPPGPPGYPGKPGTGKPGMHGQPGPAGPPGFSGIGKPGIPGLPGKAGMKGMPGAKGEPGMRGEQGPRGLPGPPGLPGPAGLSVNGKPGPQGGPGLPGFRGEPGPKGEPGPRGERGMKGENGVGKPGLPGPRGNGGPPGPAGPPGPAGIGKPGLDGLPGAPGDKGDMGPPGGPGVTGEPGPVGPRGPPGIDGIGVPGVAGVPGIQGPMGPKGEPGIRGLPGLPGPTGYGKPGMPGLKGDRGQPGAQGAIGDKGEPGVDGEPGEPGPAGIIGPPGPPGSMGLPGKHGLPGPKGDVGPSGPPGMPGIRGDQGPNGFAGKPGVPGERGLPGSLGPPGPTGPKGEPGFIGLPGVPGLTGGPGPKGDGGIPGQPGLRGPSGIPGLQGPAGPMGPQGLPGLKGEPGLPGIPGEGKTGEPGLAGPIGPPGMPGTPGLNGPPGPPGPPGPPGAPGVLDETGIAGLHLPDGGVEGAVLGNGKPGKPQYGRGELAARIAPAFTAILTSPFPASGMPVKFDRTLYNGHNGYNPVTGIFTCPVSGIYYFAYHVHVKGTNVWVALYKNNVPATYTYDEYKKGYLDQASGSAVLELKENDQVWVQMPSDQANGLYSTEYIHSSFSGFLLCPT; the protein is encoded by the coding sequence ACATGCCACCAATGCTGCCCATGGACCTCAAAGGCGAGCCAGGACCGCCAGGGAAGCCCGGCCCTCGGGGACCTCCCGGGCCCCCCGGCTACCCGGGAAAACCGGGCACGGGGAAGCCGGGAATGcacggccagcctgggcctgCTGGGCCCCCGGGCTTCTCGGGCATTGGGAAACCCGGCATCCCAGGCCTCCCCGGGAAGGCGGGTATGAAAGGGATGCCCGGAGCCAAGGGCGAGCCCGGCATGCGTGGGGAGCAAGGGCCGAGGGGCCTGCCCGGcccgccggggctgcccggcccAGCCGGCCTCTCTGTCAATGGGAAGCCGGGTCCCCAGGGCGGCCCCGGCCTGCCCGGCTTTCGGGGAGAGCCTGGCCCGAAAGGAGAGCCGGGTCCCCGCGGAGAACGAGGGATGAAGGGTGAAAACGGCGTGGGGAAGCCAGGCTTACCGGGGCCCCGGGGGAACGGGGGCcctcccggccccgcggggccccCCGGGCCGGCCGGCATTGGGAAGCCTGGCCTCGATGGGCTGCCCGGAGCGCCCGGGGACAAGGGCGACATGGGTCCCCCGGGCGGGCCGGGTGTCACCGGGGAGCCCGGCCCTGTGGGGCCGCGGGGACCCCCCGGGATCGATGGGATCGGGGTCCCGGGCGTCGCGGGGGTGCCGGGGATACAGGGCCCCATGGGACCGAAGGGAGAGCCCGGGATCCGCGGCCTTCCTGGGTTGCCGGGCCCCACGGGCTATGGGAAGCCGGGCATGCCCGGCCTGAAAGGAGACCGCGGGCAGCCCGGGGCACAGGGAGCCATCGGCGATAAGGGGGAGCCCGGCGTTGATGGCGAGCCGGGCGAGCCAGGCCCTGCCGGCATCATCGGCCCGCCGGGCCCGCCGGGGTCCATGGGGCTGCCGGGCAAGCACGGGCTGCCCGGCCCCAAGGGGGACGTGGGGCCGAGCGGGCCCCCGGGAATGCCGGGGATACGCGGCGACCAGGGCCCGAACGGCTTCGCGGGGAAGCCGGGGGTGCCGGGAGAAAGGGGCCTGCCCGGGTCACTGGGACCTCCCGGTCCGACGGGCCCCAAAGGTGAACCGGGGTTCATCGGCCTTCCGGGGGTGCCGGGATTAACGGGCGGCCCCGGGCCCAAAGGGGACGGTGGGATCCCGGGGCAGCCGGGGCTGAGGGGCCCCTCCGGCATCCCGGGATTGCAAGGACCTGCTGGGCCCATGGGGCCTCAGGGGTTACCAGGCCTGAAAGGGGAGCCCGGGCTCCCTGGCATTCCCGGCGAGGGGAAGACCGGCGAGCCTGGCCTGGCCGGACCCATCGGCCCACCCGGAATGCCAGGAACGCCGGGGCTGAAcgggccaccagggccaccggggccacccgggccaccAGGAGCGCCAGGAGTGCTGGACGAGACGGGCATCGCGGGGCTGCACCTGCCGGACGGTGGCGtggagggggctgtgctgggcaacGGGAAGCCGGGCAAGCCACAGTACGGCAGAGGAGAGCTCGCTGCCCGCATCGCGCCGGCCTTCACTGCCATCCTCACCTCCCCCTTCCCCGCGTCCGGCATGCCCGTCAAGTTTGACCGGACCTTGTATAACGGGCACAACGGCTACAACCCGGTCACCGGGATCTTCACCTGCCCCGTATCCGGAATCTACTACTTTGCCTACCACGTGCACGTCAAAGGGACCAACGTTTGGGTGGCTCTGTATAAGAACAACGTGCCGGCCACCTACACCTACGATGAGTACAAAAAGGGGTACCTGGACCAGGCCTCGGGCAGTGCCGTGCTTGAACTCAAGGAGAACGACCAGGTCTGGGTACAGATGCCCTCAGACCAGGCCAATGGGCTGTACTCCACGGAATACATCCACTCCTCCTTCTCCGggttcctgctctgccccacatAA